One part of the Nitrospiraceae bacterium genome encodes these proteins:
- a CDS encoding SxtJ family membrane protein has translation MNQDTNKKQLRDFGLVVGGILVVIGLWPLMFRGQSLRLWAFGLGVVLMALGAVLPMLLAPVHKVWMWIGHVLGWINTRILLGIVFYGLVTPIGLMFRLIGKDTMRHEIAEASPSYRVVRKPRPRGHMRFQF, from the coding sequence ATGAATCAAGATACAAACAAGAAACAATTGCGCGACTTCGGTCTTGTGGTAGGCGGTATCCTGGTGGTCATCGGGCTGTGGCCTTTGATGTTTCGCGGACAGTCGCTTCGCCTTTGGGCGTTCGGTCTGGGTGTGGTCTTAATGGCCTTAGGCGCCGTGCTGCCTATGCTTCTGGCGCCGGTCCACAAGGTATGGATGTGGATTGGTCATGTTTTAGGATGGATTAATACGCGAATCCTCCTTGGCATCGTATTCTATGGGCTCGTGACGCCCATCGGGTTGATGTTTCGGCTTATAGGCAAGGACACGATGAGGCATGAGATCGCAGAAGCAAGTCCAAGCTATCGCGTGGTTCGAAAGCCTCGACCTCGAGGACACATGAGGTTTCAATTTTAA